One Bremerella alba genomic window, CCGCCAATGCGTCGGTTAGAAGTTTCGTTGCCTGGGCGACACGGGGATCGGACAATAGCTGTTGGGCAATCAGAGATTCAGAATCCATAGAGTCTCCTTCGCAGATGGGTGTTGTACTGCATTCTACTCTGTCGTTGATCCTTAGGCCTGTCGAAAGTCTTCGGCGAGGGTGATCAACGTGAGGAAGGTGAGCTGTGTTCGTTCAACTAAACTTTCGCAATGCATATATTCCTGAGGAGAATGAATATTGCCACCGCAGACCCCCATGGTGTCGATATTTGGTACTCCCATCGCCGCCAGACGGTTGCCGTCGCAGACGCCGCCGGTCGATTCCCATGAAAGTTCTAGCCCAAGTGTCTTGCCATTCTCTTGTGCGTTCTTAAGCAAGGTTTCATATTTTTCTGTCATCGGCTTGGGCGGAGCGAAGAAGCCGCCGTGTTTTATCAAGGTAATGCCATCCCCTGTTTCTTCGACAATGCGATCGATCGTCTCACTTATCGCGTTTTCGATCTCAGCTGCTGGGTAACGTACATTGAAACGCACAACGGCTGTATCAGGCACGACATTGGTCGGCCCTCCACCATCAATTTTAGCAATATTAAGGGTAGTGTCTTTCCAGCGTCCATTCAGGTCATTCAGCTTCTGGGCAACCTGAGCGGCAGCAACAATGGCATTGCGTCCCTTGTGAAACTCGCGACCGGCATGGGCTGCTTGTCCACGGACGACAATTTCAAAATTGCCAGACCCTTTGCGTTGTCCCACTAGATTTCCATTAGGCAGACAAGGCTCGAACAGCAAGCCAAAATCAAATCCGTCGCAGTGGTTAGCGAAGATCTCGCGAGAGGCTGGCGAACCAATCTCCTCGTCGCTATTGAGAATGACTTTCCATCCCAGGTTTGAATTTCCCGTTGCTTCGACGTAATCTTCAAAGGCTTTTAGTGCCCACAAGAGGACTACCAGGCCACCTTTGGCATCCGCCACGCCTGGCCCGTAGAGAGTATCCCCCTCTTGTTTGACCTTCTGAAAAGGAGATTCCACCGGATAGACGGTGTCTAAATGAATCGACAAGATAACTTGCTTAGGAGCGTCGCCTCGGCGAACCCCAAATAGTACGTCACCGATAAATCGTTCCTTCAAGTCGCCATGCTCGTCGACAATTAAGTGCGGCGAAACGGGTATGGCCTGGGCATCATCGGAAATAGTACGAAGTTCAGCTAGTACCAGTTCGCCCAAATGGCGGAGACCGGCCAGGTTGCTAGTGCCAGAGTTGATAGCAGACCAGAGCACCAGTTGGTAAAGCATTTCATTTTGCTGCGTTTGAATGCGGGATAAAATGCTTTGAACTTCCGATTCCAGTGCCATGGCCATCCTGCCGAAAAGAGTGTGATAGAGATTTTACGCGCTATCAGGTATCTTACGCCATAGAATGTTAGCCGACGCGTTTCGATTTTTGACCTGCAGCAAACCCAGCCAACTTTGACAGGAGCCAGCGATGTCAGAAATTCTTGTTCTGGTCGTTGAAGATAACCCGCTTCAGGCCAAGCTGATCGAGGAACTTCTTTCTGAAACGGGTGATACGAAATTCACCATTTATTGCGTCGATTGTTTGGAAGCTGGCTTGAATTATCTATCGCAGAATCGCCCCGATGCAATTCTGCTCGATCTTACCCTTCCCGATAGTGAGGGACTTCAGACATTCCTGCGAATGCACAATGCGGCCGACAATATTCCGGTCGTTGTGTTGACAGGCAACGACGACCTGTCCTTAGCTGCCAAGGCGGTTGAGGCAGGTGCCCAGGACTATCTGGTCAAGGGAAAGATCGATGGACATCGTCTTGCGCGATCGTTGCGACTGGCCGTGAAGCGAACGCACGCCGAGCAGCAAGAATGGAATTCGCCCATGCTGCACTTAGCGCAGCAGCAGTTCTTGAAAGCGGCTCAAATTATGAGCCTAGACGAGAACTTGCGTGAACGACTTTTATTTCCGCAGCGGACGCTGGTGGTCACATTGCCGTTTCGAAGGGATCGTTACTCCCACGTCGAGACAGTGTTTGGATATCGTGTTCAGCATCTCTTGACGATGGGACCAAC contains:
- a CDS encoding hydrolase, which codes for MALESEVQSILSRIQTQQNEMLYQLVLWSAINSGTSNLAGLRHLGELVLAELRTISDDAQAIPVSPHLIVDEHGDLKERFIGDVLFGVRRGDAPKQVILSIHLDTVYPVESPFQKVKQEGDTLYGPGVADAKGGLVVLLWALKAFEDYVEATGNSNLGWKVILNSDEEIGSPASREIFANHCDGFDFGLLFEPCLPNGNLVGQRKGSGNFEIVVRGQAAHAGREFHKGRNAIVAAAQVAQKLNDLNGRWKDTTLNIAKIDGGGPTNVVPDTAVVRFNVRYPAAEIENAISETIDRIVEETGDGITLIKHGGFFAPPKPMTEKYETLLKNAQENGKTLGLELSWESTGGVCDGNRLAAMGVPNIDTMGVCGGNIHSPQEYMHCESLVERTQLTFLTLITLAEDFRQA